The following coding sequences lie in one Carassius carassius chromosome 1, fCarCar2.1, whole genome shotgun sequence genomic window:
- the srl gene encoding sarcalumenin isoform X2: MKVLVSLCVFVPLLALATAEEEAVLESILRDRSHIEETLRLAADEKAGDYAAALQRLRKIYHNSIRPMEQAYKYNELRQHEISDGEITSKPMVLFLGPWSVGKSSMINYLLGLLDTPYQLYTGAEPTTSEFTVIMHGEKIRTVEGIVMAADSSRSFSPLEKFGQNFLEKLVGIEMPHKLLERVTFVDTPGIIENRKQQERGYPFNDVCQWFIDRADLIFVVFDPTKLDVGLELEMLFRQLKGRESQIRIILNKADSLATQDLMRVYGALFWSLAPLINVTEPPRVYVSSFWPYDYAPDTSRDLFKREEISLLEDLNQVIENRLENKIAFIRQHGIRVRIHALLVDRYVQTFKEKMSFFSDPELVFKEIVDDPDKFFIFKSILAKTNVSKFDLPNRDAYRDFFGINPVSSFKQLSAQCSYMGGCLLEKIERAITHELPSLLGSINSGKNPTLSSCEATGCGEKPKNRYRRN; this comes from the exons AGGAGGAAGCCGTCCTGGAATCCATCCTGAGAGACAGATCTCACATCGAGGAAACTCTGAGGCTCGCGGCGGATGAGAAAGCTGGAGATTATGCTG CTGCTCTGCAGAGGCTGAGGAAGATCTACCACAACTCCATCAGGCCCATGGAGCAGGCCTACAAGTACAATGAGCTGAGACAGCATGAGATCTCAG atGGAGAAATCACCTCCAAACCCATGGTGCTGTTCCTCGGACCCTGGAGCGTGGGCAAGTCCTCCATGATCAACTACCTGTTGGGTTTGCTGGACACTCCTTACCAGCTATACACAG GTGCTGAGCCCACTACCTCAGAGTTTACCGTCATCATGCACGGCGAGAAGATCCGCACCGTGGAGGGCATCGTCATGGCTGCCGACAGCTCTCGCTCCTTCTCCCCGCTGGAGAAGTTCGGCCAGAACTTTTTGGAGAAGCTGGTTGGCATCGAGATGCCCCACAAGCTCCTGGAGAGGGTCACATTCGTGGACACGCCTGGAATCATCGAGAACCGCAAACAGCAGGAGAGAG GTTACCCATTCAACGACGTGTGCCAGTGGTTTATCGATCGCGCCGACCTCATTTTCGTAGTTTTTGATCCCACCAAGCTGGACGTCGGTCTCGAGTTGGAGATGCTCTTCCGGCAGCTGAAAGGTCGGGAGTCCCAGATCCGTATCATCCTCAATAAGGCCGACAGCTTGGCGACCCAGGACCTCATGCGTGTCTACGGCGCCCTCTTCTGGAGCCTGGCACCGCTCATTAATGTAACCGAGCCCCCGCGCGTCTACGTCAGCTCCTTCTGGCCCTACGACTACGCACCGGACACCAGCCGTGATCTCTTCAAACGTGAGGAAATATCCTTGCTGGAAGACCTGAACCAAGTGATTGAGAACCGTCTGGAGAACAAAATCGCCTTCATCCGCCAACACGGCATCCGCGTTCGCATTCACGCCCTCCTGGTGGACCGCTACGTTCAGACCTTCAAGGAGAAGATGAGCTTCTTCAGCGACCCCGAACTGGTCTTCAAGGAGATCGTGGACGATCCCGACAAGTTCTTCATTTTTAAATCCATCCTGGCCAAAACCAACGTCAGCAAGTTCGACCTGCCCAACCGAGACGCTTACCGTGATTTCTTTGGGATTAACCCAGTGAGCAGCTTTAAGCAACTGTCGGCCCAGTGCTCCTACATGGGTGGTTGTCTACTGGAGAAGATCGAGCGCGCCATCACCCACGAACTGCCCTCTCTGCTCGGCAGCATCAACTCCGGCAAGAACCCGACCCTGTCCTCCTGCGAGGCCACTGGCTGCGGGGAAAAGCCCAAGAACCGCTACCGGCGAAACTGA
- the srl gene encoding sarcalumenin isoform X1, whose amino-acid sequence MKVLVSLCVFVPLLALATAEEEAVLESILRDRSHIEETLRLAADEKAGDYAAALQRLRKIYHNSIRPMEQAYKYNELRQHEISAYPGRTLGDSATDGEITSKPMVLFLGPWSVGKSSMINYLLGLLDTPYQLYTGAEPTTSEFTVIMHGEKIRTVEGIVMAADSSRSFSPLEKFGQNFLEKLVGIEMPHKLLERVTFVDTPGIIENRKQQERGYPFNDVCQWFIDRADLIFVVFDPTKLDVGLELEMLFRQLKGRESQIRIILNKADSLATQDLMRVYGALFWSLAPLINVTEPPRVYVSSFWPYDYAPDTSRDLFKREEISLLEDLNQVIENRLENKIAFIRQHGIRVRIHALLVDRYVQTFKEKMSFFSDPELVFKEIVDDPDKFFIFKSILAKTNVSKFDLPNRDAYRDFFGINPVSSFKQLSAQCSYMGGCLLEKIERAITHELPSLLGSINSGKNPTLSSCEATGCGEKPKNRYRRN is encoded by the exons AGGAGGAAGCCGTCCTGGAATCCATCCTGAGAGACAGATCTCACATCGAGGAAACTCTGAGGCTCGCGGCGGATGAGAAAGCTGGAGATTATGCTG CTGCTCTGCAGAGGCTGAGGAAGATCTACCACAACTCCATCAGGCCCATGGAGCAGGCCTACAAGTACAATGAGCTGAGACAGCATGAGATCTCAG CCTATCCTGGACGCACACTGGGGGATTCTGCCACAG atGGAGAAATCACCTCCAAACCCATGGTGCTGTTCCTCGGACCCTGGAGCGTGGGCAAGTCCTCCATGATCAACTACCTGTTGGGTTTGCTGGACACTCCTTACCAGCTATACACAG GTGCTGAGCCCACTACCTCAGAGTTTACCGTCATCATGCACGGCGAGAAGATCCGCACCGTGGAGGGCATCGTCATGGCTGCCGACAGCTCTCGCTCCTTCTCCCCGCTGGAGAAGTTCGGCCAGAACTTTTTGGAGAAGCTGGTTGGCATCGAGATGCCCCACAAGCTCCTGGAGAGGGTCACATTCGTGGACACGCCTGGAATCATCGAGAACCGCAAACAGCAGGAGAGAG GTTACCCATTCAACGACGTGTGCCAGTGGTTTATCGATCGCGCCGACCTCATTTTCGTAGTTTTTGATCCCACCAAGCTGGACGTCGGTCTCGAGTTGGAGATGCTCTTCCGGCAGCTGAAAGGTCGGGAGTCCCAGATCCGTATCATCCTCAATAAGGCCGACAGCTTGGCGACCCAGGACCTCATGCGTGTCTACGGCGCCCTCTTCTGGAGCCTGGCACCGCTCATTAATGTAACCGAGCCCCCGCGCGTCTACGTCAGCTCCTTCTGGCCCTACGACTACGCACCGGACACCAGCCGTGATCTCTTCAAACGTGAGGAAATATCCTTGCTGGAAGACCTGAACCAAGTGATTGAGAACCGTCTGGAGAACAAAATCGCCTTCATCCGCCAACACGGCATCCGCGTTCGCATTCACGCCCTCCTGGTGGACCGCTACGTTCAGACCTTCAAGGAGAAGATGAGCTTCTTCAGCGACCCCGAACTGGTCTTCAAGGAGATCGTGGACGATCCCGACAAGTTCTTCATTTTTAAATCCATCCTGGCCAAAACCAACGTCAGCAAGTTCGACCTGCCCAACCGAGACGCTTACCGTGATTTCTTTGGGATTAACCCAGTGAGCAGCTTTAAGCAACTGTCGGCCCAGTGCTCCTACATGGGTGGTTGTCTACTGGAGAAGATCGAGCGCGCCATCACCCACGAACTGCCCTCTCTGCTCGGCAGCATCAACTCCGGCAAGAACCCGACCCTGTCCTCCTGCGAGGCCACTGGCTGCGGGGAAAAGCCCAAGAACCGCTACCGGCGAAACTGA